The Pectobacterium wasabiae CFBP 3304 DNA segment GTGTCGATCGGGTCGTACAGTTGCGAGTGGTTTCACAACCGGGCAACAGCGCCATCGACCGCATTCTGCAACTGATAGAAGAAGCGGAAGAGCGCCGCGCGCCGATAGAACGCTTCCTCGATAAGTTCAGCCGCTACTACACACCAGCCATTATGCTGCTGTCGCTGTTGGTGATTCTGGTGCCGCCGTTGCTGCTGGCACAGCCGTGGCAGGAATGGATTTATCGCGGGCTGACGCTGCTGTTAATCGGCTGTCCCTGTGCACTGGTGATCTCAACGCCTGCGGCGATTACGTCTGGGCTGGCTGCGGCAACACGCCGTGGAGCGCTAATTAAAGGCGGTGCCGCGCTGGAATCGCTGGGCAGCATCAAGACTATCGCATTTGATAAAACCGGCACGCTGACGGAAGGCAAGCCGCAGGTGACAGACGTGTTACCCGCCGCAGGTATTAGCGAAACGGCGCTGCTGACGCGCACCGCTGCGGTGGAATCGGGTTCGCACCATCCGCTTGCCAAAGCGATCGTCCAGCATGCACTGTCGAGCAGTACGTTCCTGCCGATGGCGGAAAACCGTAAAGCGCTGGCGGGTGTCGGCGTTGAAGGCACGATAGGCAGCAAGCGGATTCAGGTCAGCGCACCGACTCGCGTCGCGCCCGATCTGCTTGATGCCGACTGGTTGCAACGGGTTGATGCACTGGAAAGCGAAGGGAAAACCGTCGTGGTGGTGCAAGAAGATGACAGGTTGCTCGGCTTATTGGCGCTGAGCGATACGCTACGCCACGATGCGCGTGAAGCGTTGGATGCCTTACAGCAGTTGGGGATCCGCGGCGTCATGCTCACGGGTGATAACCCCCGCGCGGCGGCGGCCATTGCAGCGACATTGGGGATCGATTACCGCGCCAGTCTGCTCCCTGCCGATAAGGTCACGGCAGTCAGCGAATTGGGTCAGCAGCATCCTGTGGCAATGGTCGGCGACGGCATCAACGACGCACCGGCGATGAAAGCCGCAACGATCGGGATTGCGATGGGAAGCGGTACGGATGTAGCGCTGGAGACGGCCGATGCGGCATTAACGCACAGTCGCCTGACCGGGCTGGCGGCGATGATTAGCCTGTCGCGGGCGACACAGCGTAATATCCGTCAGAACATTACTATCGCGCTAGGGTTAAAAGCGGTCTTTCTGGTCACCAGTATTCTGGGTATTACTGGGCTGTGGCTGGCGGTGCTGGCAGATTCCGGCGCAACGGCGCTGGTCACGGCCAACGCGCTGCGGCTATTGAGAAAACAGGACTAATCGCGGTCTACGGTTCGCGGTGCAACGCCGCGCACCTGCGGCTTGAAGTATGACGAGTATTACCCTTTGCGCAGCAGATACCGATAGGGAATCTGCTCGGTCTCCTGCGCCAGAAGCTCATGCTCCATATACACGCAAAAACCGGGAATATCGCGAGTGGTGGCCGGATCGTCGGCAATAATCAGCAGCGTTTGCCCGGTTTCCATCTGGCGTACCGTCTTACGTACCATCATTACAGGCTCAGGGCAGCGTAGTCCCTGGGCATCAAGGGTTTTATCCGGGTTGGTAAAAGGATCGGTCATCAACGTTCTCAGTGCTGGAATCAAAAAACCGCCTTAGTTTACGCTGAGGATTTCCCGACGCAAGCGACGACAACGTTTGCACATAAAACAACCATCTTTTCTCGGCAAAACACATGTCCGTAGCGAAATAATTGCATTAGCGAAACAATTGCGTATTATGCCGCCGCGTTGCAGCATAAATCTGCACGTTATCTCTTGGGTTCCCTAACCCCAATAACCAAAAAGGTCACATTATGTATCGTTTTACTCCCCAGCAGCGGCTTACGGCGCTGATCTGGCTATCGTTGTTCCATATCCTGATCATTACGTCGAGTAATTATCTGGTCCAGCTCCCGGTATTGATTTTCGGTTTTCATACCACCTGGGGCGCATTTACCTTTCCGTTTATTTTTCTGGCGACTGACCTGACTGTGCGGATTTTCGGTGCGCCGCTGGCGCGTCGTATCATTCTGACCGTCATGGTGCCTGCGTTGGTGATTTCCTATCTAATTTCATCACTGTTCTATCAGGGATCGTGGCAGTCATTTGAGTCGTTGAATCAGGTGAATATCGTCGTGGCACGTATCGCCTGCGCCAGCTTCATGGCGTATGTTCTGGGCCAGATTCTGGATGTCCACGTCTTCAATCGGCTGCGCCAGAAACGCGCGTGGTGGGTGGCACCCGCCGTTTCAATCGTGTTTGGTAATTTTAGCGACACGCTGGCCTTTTTCTTCATCGCGTTTTACCGCAGTACCGATGCCTTCATGGCAGCAAACTGGGTTGAAATTGCGATGGTGGATTATGCCTTCAAGCTGTTGATCAGCCTGGCGTTCTTCCTGCCGATGTACGGTGTCATGTTGAACATGGTACTCAAACGTCTGAGCGAGCAGAAAGGCACTCCCAGCTATTACTCCGTCAGCAGTCACCATTAATTCCTATCAGGCGGCGATTCACGCCGCCTTTTCCCTTAAGTCACTCATCGTTTTGTAAAAATAACGCAGGTTCAAACAATGGTTTGCAACAACAAAATGCTTGTTTTTGCTACCTGAATAGGGTGCCATACTGTTATTACCTGTTTAAAAATATTACCTGTTAAAAAACGAGAGAAAGGGAACCTATGTCGAATGTAATCAAATACCTCGGTGTCGGCTTGCTTGTCGGACTGCTTGCTGCCTGTGATGGCAAAACGGATGACGCCGCAAAAGCAGGCGCACAAGATAAACCCGCCGCAGAAGCCAGCGCGAGCCAGAACATTGAATTAATGGAGGGTAAAATTGCGTTTACTCTACCAGCCGATATGCGTGACCAAAGCGGTAAAGTCGGTACACAAGCGAACAACATGCACGTTTACGCGAATGACAACGGGCAGAAAGCCGTCATCGTGATCCTAGGCGATAACACCACGGAAGAGTTGACCGTGCTAGCACAGCGTCTGGAAGATCAGCAGCGCACGCGTGACGCTAACCTTCAGGTCGTCACCAACAAAACCATCGACGTTGATGGCAAGAAACTGCAACAGCTCGACAGCATTATCACCAGCAGCGGACAGCAGGCTTATTCCTCTGTGGTATTAGGCAAAGTGGAAAACCAACTGCTGACCTTGCAGATCACGCTGCCAGCCAGCAATCAGCAACAGGCACAGAGCGAAGCAGAAGGCATCATCCACACGCTGAAGCTGAAATAATCGACGCTATTGTCTGAGAGTAGCCACTTCGGTGGCTATTCGAAGGACATAACAAAGCACGCAGAGCGGCGATAATGGATAGATCGTAAAGACGCTGTAAATACATCCATGTACGCTCGAGCCGCGCCATCCTTGGCGCGGACGCTTTACTCTTCTATTCCATTATCCCCGTTTTCATTTCATGAATTAGGATTGTCTACGGCCTGTATTATCGTTCTCTATACGCTGGTGATTCGCTGAGTCAGTCGCCACGTCAACGCCAGACCGCATAGCCCTAGCAGCGCCGCCGCCAGATAAATAGAAGCGATGCCGGTATAGCTCATCAGCACACCCGCCACCGGCCCGACGATGCCCAATGATAGGTCGAGGAATATCGTATAGGTTGCCAGCGCACTGCCCTGATTCTGTGGTGATACGGCCTTGACGGCTACAACACCCAGTGCCGGGAATACCAGAGAGAAACCCGCCCCCGCGAGGAATGCCCCCACTTCCGCCATGAGCGGTTGCGTTGCGCCCCACACCAGCAACAGGCCTACAATTTCAACCACAAAACACGCCATCGCTACGCGTAGCCCGCCAAATCGCTGAATACTGTTGGGGAAAACCAGTCGCGCGCCAACAAAAGCACAACTGAAAATGGTTAACGTCAGCGCAGCCCCATCCCAGTGACGATCGGCATAAAACAAGGTGATGAACGTGGCGATCACGCCAAAACCCGCGGAGGCGATCGCCAGAATAATGCCGTAAACCCAGACTTTCCCCAGCACTTCGCGGAAGGGGATCTTTTTACCGGGCGCGACCTGCACCGCTGGACGCGGCAGCGCAAAGATAATCGCCACGGCCGCACTCAGGATGATGCACACGGAGAGTAACTTTAGCCCGCCAACATGATTAAGCCAGACGCCGAGCGGTGCACCAATCGCCATAGCACCGTAAGTCGCAATGCCATTCCACGAAATCACGCGCCCGATATGTCGGGAACCCACGACGCCAACCCCCCAGAGCGTTGCACCTGTACCAGCGAAACTCTGTCCGGCACCCAGCACGACACGCCCGAAACACAATAGCAGCAGCGTGATGGCGGGCGATCCGTCGCTAAAAGCAGCAAGCAGGTAAAATACCCCGCTCAGCATAACGCCCACCAATCCCCAGACGACAATTTTCTTCGGCCCTTTTTCATCGGCGCTGCGACCGGCATGGGGACGGCTCAACAGCGTGGAGAAATATTGCAGGCTGATCACCAATCCGGCCCAGAATGCGCTATAGCCGAGGTGGTCATGCACATACCCCGGCAGCACCGCCAGCGGCAGGCCAATATTCAGATAGCTGGCGAAGTTGAACGCCACAATCGAAACGATGCGTAAATTGAGGCGCAGACCGCTCAACGCCGGTTCGGATGGGGAAGGTATTGGCATGAAAAATTCACTCGCTTAACGTCCATGTATGACGGACGTTCAAAAAACATCAAAAAGTAACATTCTTATATTGTTGGTTATAATCAAACTTATATTTTGTCTCTCAATAAACTAATCCCGAACACAGGAGAAACGCAATGCCTGTACCGGTAGACCCGGAACGTCAGTCACCATCGTCCACCCCAGAAGGGAATAAATCGCCACAGAAACCCCTCTCGTTTTTGGGCAAGAGCAAACGTCTGGCCGCACGAATTCAGGCGATTCCCAGCGTGGCGCACCTGATTCGCGCAGGCGAGCGTTTCAACGATCGCATGGGCAATCAGTTTGGCGCAGCCATTACCTATTTTTCCTTTCTGTCGCTGATCCCCATTCTCATGGTGTCCTTTGCTGCCGTGGGCTTCGTGTTGGCCTCCAATCCCGATCTACTGACAGGGCTGATCAATCGCATCGTTAACAGCATCAGCGATCCCAATCTGGCCAATACGCTGAAAAGT contains these protein-coding regions:
- a CDS encoding MFS transporter, which produces MPIPSPSEPALSGLRLNLRIVSIVAFNFASYLNIGLPLAVLPGYVHDHLGYSAFWAGLVISLQYFSTLLSRPHAGRSADEKGPKKIVVWGLVGVMLSGVFYLLAAFSDGSPAITLLLLCFGRVVLGAGQSFAGTGATLWGVGVVGSRHIGRVISWNGIATYGAMAIGAPLGVWLNHVGGLKLLSVCIILSAAVAIIFALPRPAVQVAPGKKIPFREVLGKVWVYGIILAIASAGFGVIATFITLFYADRHWDGAALTLTIFSCAFVGARLVFPNSIQRFGGLRVAMACFVVEIVGLLLVWGATQPLMAEVGAFLAGAGFSLVFPALGVVAVKAVSPQNQGSALATYTIFLDLSLGIVGPVAGVLMSYTGIASIYLAAALLGLCGLALTWRLTQRITSV
- a CDS encoding 7-cyano-7-deazaguanine/7-aminomethyl-7-deazaguanine transporter; the protein is MYRFTPQQRLTALIWLSLFHILIITSSNYLVQLPVLIFGFHTTWGAFTFPFIFLATDLTVRIFGAPLARRIILTVMVPALVISYLISSLFYQGSWQSFESLNQVNIVVARIACASFMAYVLGQILDVHVFNRLRQKRAWWVAPAVSIVFGNFSDTLAFFFIAFYRSTDAFMAANWVEIAMVDYAFKLLISLAFFLPMYGVMLNMVLKRLSEQKGTPSYYSVSSHH
- a CDS encoding zinc/cadmium/mercury/lead-transporting ATPase; its protein translation is MHSHQHHSAEKSACCNNGVHHAPRSTAHSTKSCCNAHTQHSNHADHSCCSTKHTSDAAVQTACGTEQHSSDSGGSADSDDPDGGDSDRPRSHQRFSWKISGMDCPSCARKIENAVKNLTGIEQAKVLFATEKLVVDAYTDIRPQVQHAVQQAGFTLQDTALPIAPPDTSTVRRFVHEYGFLILFTLLAAASWGLSLLSERGGQIAFIATTLVGLIPILKKTVQLIRTGTPFAIETLMSVASIGALLIGATTEATVILLLFMLGEYLESYAASRARRGVTALMALLPEDATVVGNGQRRLVPVASLVPGDVIEVAPGGRLPADAELLNNDASFDESALTGESVPVERTPGEKIAAGSLCVDRVVQLRVVSQPGNSAIDRILQLIEEAEERRAPIERFLDKFSRYYTPAIMLLSLLVILVPPLLLAQPWQEWIYRGLTLLLIGCPCALVISTPAAITSGLAAATRRGALIKGGAALESLGSIKTIAFDKTGTLTEGKPQVTDVLPAAGISETALLTRTAAVESGSHHPLAKAIVQHALSSSTFLPMAENRKALAGVGVEGTIGSKRIQVSAPTRVAPDLLDADWLQRVDALESEGKTVVVVQEDDRLLGLLALSDTLRHDAREALDALQQLGIRGVMLTGDNPRAAAAIAATLGIDYRASLLPADKVTAVSELGQQHPVAMVGDGINDAPAMKAATIGIAMGSGTDVALETADAALTHSRLTGLAAMISLSRATQRNIRQNITIALGLKAVFLVTSILGITGLWLAVLADSGATALVTANALRLLRKQD
- the tusA gene encoding sulfurtransferase TusA gives rise to the protein MTDPFTNPDKTLDAQGLRCPEPVMMVRKTVRQMETGQTLLIIADDPATTRDIPGFCVYMEHELLAQETEQIPYRYLLRKG
- a CDS encoding DcrB family lipoprotein — encoded protein: MSNVIKYLGVGLLVGLLAACDGKTDDAAKAGAQDKPAAEASASQNIELMEGKIAFTLPADMRDQSGKVGTQANNMHVYANDNGQKAVIVILGDNTTEELTVLAQRLEDQQRTRDANLQVVTNKTIDVDGKKLQQLDSIITSSGQQAYSSVVLGKVENQLLTLQITLPASNQQQAQSEAEGIIHTLKLK